A window of Ranitomeya variabilis isolate aRanVar5 chromosome 2, aRanVar5.hap1, whole genome shotgun sequence contains these coding sequences:
- the LOC143806354 gene encoding NADH-cytochrome b5 reductase 2 isoform X2 — MVALAVVGVTLLLFLIRSLGSQQKKAAVTLLDPNTKYPLPLIDKQEISHDTKRFRFGLPSSEHILGLPIGQHVYLSAKVNGSLVVRAYTPVSSDEVKGHVDLVVKVYYKKVHPKFPDGGKMSQYLDGLKIGDTVDFRGPNGLLVYKGKGKFAIRPDKKSEPQTKSTKHLGMLAGGTGITPMLQLIRHITQDPNDDTRCYLIFANQTEDDILVRSELESVMKSHPEQFKLFYTLDRPPQGWKHGSGFVTADMIKKHLPPPSDNPLVLMCGPPPMIQFACQDNLTKLGYPEERRFSY, encoded by the exons ATGGTCGCGCTCGCCGTGGTTGGAGTCACCCTGCTATTATTCCTCATCCGATCCTTAGGATCTCAGCAGAAGAAAGCAGCGGTCACCCTCCTGGATCCGAACACCAAGTATCCGCTGCCGCTGATCGACAAGCAG GAAATCAGCCATGACACCAAGAGATTCAGATTTGGCCTCCCGTCGTCCGAACACATCCTGGGGCTTCCTATAG GGCAACACGTTTATCTGTCAGCAAAAGTGAACGGCAGCTTGGTGGTCCGGGCGTACACCCCGGTGTCCAGCGATGAGGTGAAAGGTCACGTGGACCTTGTTGTAAAG GTTTACTACAAAAAAGTGCACCCCAAATTCCCGGATGGGGGGAAAATGTCCCAGTATTTGGACGGCCTAAAGATCGGGGACACCGTGGATTTCCGTGGCCCCAATGGTCTTCTGGTCTACAAGGGAAAGG GTAAATTCGCCATCAGACCAGATAAGAAGTCAGAGCCTCAGACTAAGTCCACTAAGCACCTGGGGATGCTGGCGGGGGGGACAG GCATTACTCCGATGCTGCAGCTGATCCGTCACATCACTCAGGATCCGAACGATGACACGAGATGTTACCTCATATTTGCCAACCAG ACTGAAGACGACATTTTAGTTCGGTCAGAGCTGGAATCTGTCATGAAGTCTCATCCGGAGCAGTTTAAGCTTTTCTACACTCTGGACCGTCCGCCACAAG GTTGGAAACATGGAAGCGGATTTGTCACGGCCGACATGATAAAGAAGCATCTGCCTCCCCCTTCAGACAACCCCCTGGTGCTCATGTGCGGCCCCCCACCTATGATCCAGTTTGCATGTCAGGACAACCTGACAAAGCTCGGGTATCCGGAGGAGCGGAGATTCTCCTACTAA
- the LOC143806354 gene encoding NADH-cytochrome b5 reductase 2 isoform X1 produces the protein MDTGVMVALAVVGVTLLLFLIRSLGSQQKKAAVTLLDPNTKYPLPLIDKQEISHDTKRFRFGLPSSEHILGLPIGQHVYLSAKVNGSLVVRAYTPVSSDEVKGHVDLVVKVYYKKVHPKFPDGGKMSQYLDGLKIGDTVDFRGPNGLLVYKGKGKFAIRPDKKSEPQTKSTKHLGMLAGGTGITPMLQLIRHITQDPNDDTRCYLIFANQTEDDILVRSELESVMKSHPEQFKLFYTLDRPPQGWKHGSGFVTADMIKKHLPPPSDNPLVLMCGPPPMIQFACQDNLTKLGYPEERRFSY, from the exons GACACCGGTGTGATGGTCGCGCTCGCCGTGGTTGGAGTCACCCTGCTATTATTCCTCATCCGATCCTTAGGATCTCAGCAGAAGAAAGCAGCGGTCACCCTCCTGGATCCGAACACCAAGTATCCGCTGCCGCTGATCGACAAGCAG GAAATCAGCCATGACACCAAGAGATTCAGATTTGGCCTCCCGTCGTCCGAACACATCCTGGGGCTTCCTATAG GGCAACACGTTTATCTGTCAGCAAAAGTGAACGGCAGCTTGGTGGTCCGGGCGTACACCCCGGTGTCCAGCGATGAGGTGAAAGGTCACGTGGACCTTGTTGTAAAG GTTTACTACAAAAAAGTGCACCCCAAATTCCCGGATGGGGGGAAAATGTCCCAGTATTTGGACGGCCTAAAGATCGGGGACACCGTGGATTTCCGTGGCCCCAATGGTCTTCTGGTCTACAAGGGAAAGG GTAAATTCGCCATCAGACCAGATAAGAAGTCAGAGCCTCAGACTAAGTCCACTAAGCACCTGGGGATGCTGGCGGGGGGGACAG GCATTACTCCGATGCTGCAGCTGATCCGTCACATCACTCAGGATCCGAACGATGACACGAGATGTTACCTCATATTTGCCAACCAG ACTGAAGACGACATTTTAGTTCGGTCAGAGCTGGAATCTGTCATGAAGTCTCATCCGGAGCAGTTTAAGCTTTTCTACACTCTGGACCGTCCGCCACAAG GTTGGAAACATGGAAGCGGATTTGTCACGGCCGACATGATAAAGAAGCATCTGCCTCCCCCTTCAGACAACCCCCTGGTGCTCATGTGCGGCCCCCCACCTATGATCCAGTTTGCATGTCAGGACAACCTGACAAAGCTCGGGTATCCGGAGGAGCGGAGATTCTCCTACTAA